The following proteins are co-located in the Scomber scombrus chromosome 2, fScoSco1.1, whole genome shotgun sequence genome:
- the rps15a gene encoding small ribosomal subunit protein uS8: protein MVRMNVLADALKCINNAEKRGKRQVLIRPCSKVIVRFLTVMMKHGYIGEFEIIDDHRAGKIVVNLTGRLNKCGVISPRFDLQLKDLEKWQNNLLPSRQFGYIVLTTSAGIMDHEEARRKHTGGKILGFFF from the exons ATGGTGCGCATGAACGTTCTCGCGGATGCTCTTAAATGCATCAACAATGCTGAGAAGCGTGGGAAACGCCAGGTCCTCATCAGGCCATGCTCCAAGGTCATTGTGCGCTTCTTGACCGTCATGATGAAGCACG GTTACATTGGTGAGTTTGAGATCATTGACGACCACAGAGCCGGGAAAATTGTCGTCAATCTCACAGGCAGGCTGAACAAG TGCGGTGTGATCAGCCCACGCTTTGATCTCCAGCTCAAGGACCTGGAGAAGTGGCAGAACAACCTGCTGCCCTCAAGACAGTTTGG ATACATTGTGCTGACCACCTCAGCTGGCATCATGGACCATGAAGAGGCCAGACGGAAACACACAGGAGGCAAAATCCTTGGAttctttttctaa